In one window of Falco cherrug isolate bFalChe1 chromosome 10, bFalChe1.pri, whole genome shotgun sequence DNA:
- the APCDD1L gene encoding protein APCDD1-like isoform X2, which yields MVRCWWLAGLLVACAAAEPPLRWEPRCRQQLRHLQDGARIAARLPPRLEGRWVSTGCEVRPGPEFLTRSYLFYANRLFKAYQFYYWDPSCRDPSYSLVIKGKLRLRQASWITRGATEADYHLHKVGIVFHSQKAMREVAAWINQTSGEGCSGFLPPGRTWAPGALYELLSAKTERDCTAALGFAMHELSLVRVEKHYQPLLQPQQSGSRLVEELYLGDIHTEWVERLHYRPTGYQQPMQSAVHHVHPCPVCGIIYRADEHHPPILPVRAQLPMQLSGSWVSTHCEVRPAVLFLTRYFIFHGNNHTWEGYYYHYSDPLCKQPTFTIYASGHYTQGIPSSKVRGGTELAFKVTQAQVTPMDQVTVMMLNSSEPGSCGLTSSWSAGVEQDITPTNGCLALGIKLPHTEYELFKTEQDMKDRSLLYIGERPTDGSSPDSPDKRPTSYQAPLVRCAGASEEFSNYVSLKYLGKKDANGSEALKPLPVAFLSFIALLFLR from the exons CCTGCGCGGCCGCGGAGCCACCGCTGCGCTGGGAGCCGCGGTGCCGGCAGCAGCTCCGCCACCTGCAGGACGGCGCCAGGATCGCGGCGCGGCTGCCGCCCCGCCTGGAGGGGCGATGGGTCTCCACCGG gtgcGAGGTGCGGCCGGGACCTGAGTTCCTCACCCGATCCTACCTCTTCTACGCCAACCGCCTCTTCAAGGCTTACCAGTTCTACTACTGGGACCCCTCCTGCCGCGACCCCTCCTACTCGCTGGTCATCAAGGGCAAGCTTCGGCTGCGCCAGGCCTCCTGGATCACCCGTGGGGCCACCGAGGCTGACTACCACCTCCACAAAGTCGGCATCGTTTTCCACAGCCAGAAAGCCATGCGGGAGGTGGCCGCCTGGATCAACCAGACGTCGGGCGAGGGCTGCAGCGGGTTCCTGCCCCCGGGGCGCACCTGGGCTCCCGGAGCCCTCTACGAACTGCTGAGTGCCAAGACTGAGCGTGACTGCACTGCCGCCTTGGGCTTCGCCATGCACGAGCTCAGCCTGGTGCGGGTGGAGAAGCATTACCAGCccttgctgcagccacagcagagcGGGAGCCggctggtggaggagctgtACCTGGGGGACATTCACACGGAGTGGGTGGAGAGGCTCCACTACCGACCGACTGGTTATCAGCAACCTATGCAGAGTGCCGTG CATCACGTGCACCCTTGCCCGGTCTGTGGGATTATATACAGAGCTGATGAGCACCACCCACCCATACTACCTGTCAGAGCTCAGCTGCCCATGCAGCTCAGCGGCAGCTGGGTGAGCACCCACTGTGAGGTCCGACCTGCGGTACTTTTCCTTACCAGGTACTTCATATTCCATGGTAACAACCACACCTGGGAAGGTTATTACTATCACTACTCCGACCCACTCTGCAAACAGCCAACTTTCACCATCTACGCATCTGGGCATTACACGCAAGGTATCCCCTCCTCCAAAGTGAGAGGTGGCACAGAGCTGGCTTTTAAAGTCACCCAGGCTCAGGTGACGCCCATGGACCAGGTGACGGTGATGATGCTGAACTCCTCAGAACCTGGAAGCTGTGGGCTGACAAGCTCCTGGAGCGCTGGCGTGGAGCAGGATATAACACCCACAAATGGGTGTCTGGCTTTGGGCATCAAGCTGCCCCACACAGAGTACgaacttttcaaaacagagcaagacaTGAAAGACCGCAGCCTGCTGTACATTGGCGAAAGGCCCACGGACGGATCCAGTCCCGACAGTCCAGACAAGCGACCCACGTCGTATCAGGCACCTCTGGTTCGGTGTGCTGGAGCGTCAGAGGAATTCTCTAACTATGTTAGTCTAAAATACTTGGGAAAAAAGGATGCTAATGGGAGCGAAGCACTAAAACCTTTGCCTGTGGCCTTTTTATCATTTATagcacttctgtttttaagATAG
- the APCDD1L gene encoding protein APCDD1-like isoform X1 → MKLKLENSKMKESVSLTKSLPLREPVGAFPLERALLGSAARGASGRWRWQRFRARAAGGERRAGAELRLPVPAGTRPPQPLPRRVRRVPRPGPRHRAPRPLQGWLRGARVGVGRAQAPRCPAVLTAPLSPRAACAAAEPPLRWEPRCRQQLRHLQDGARIAARLPPRLEGRWVSTGCEVRPGPEFLTRSYLFYANRLFKAYQFYYWDPSCRDPSYSLVIKGKLRLRQASWITRGATEADYHLHKVGIVFHSQKAMREVAAWINQTSGEGCSGFLPPGRTWAPGALYELLSAKTERDCTAALGFAMHELSLVRVEKHYQPLLQPQQSGSRLVEELYLGDIHTEWVERLHYRPTGYQQPMQSAVHHVHPCPVCGIIYRADEHHPPILPVRAQLPMQLSGSWVSTHCEVRPAVLFLTRYFIFHGNNHTWEGYYYHYSDPLCKQPTFTIYASGHYTQGIPSSKVRGGTELAFKVTQAQVTPMDQVTVMMLNSSEPGSCGLTSSWSAGVEQDITPTNGCLALGIKLPHTEYELFKTEQDMKDRSLLYIGERPTDGSSPDSPDKRPTSYQAPLVRCAGASEEFSNYVSLKYLGKKDANGSEALKPLPVAFLSFIALLFLR, encoded by the exons ATGAAACTCAAGttggaaaacagtaaaatgaaagaatCAGTGTCCTTAACCAAGAGCCTGCCGCTTCGCGAACCCGTTGGGGCTTTCCCTCTCGAGCGGGCCCTTCTCGGGAGCGCGGCCCGAGGAGCTTCTGGGCGCTGGCGCTGGCAGCGGTTCCGTgcccgggcggcgggcggggagcgccGGGCAGGGGCCGAGCTGCGCCTGCCGGTACCCGCCGGTAcccgcccgccccagcccctgccccgccgtGTGCGGCGCGTACCCCGGCCAGGGCCCCGCCACCGAGCCCCGCGGCCGCTGCAGGGGTGGCTGCGGGGGGcgcgggtgggggtggggcgggcgcaggccccgcgctgccccgcggTGCTGACTGCCCCTCTCTCCCCCCGCGCAGCCTGCGCGGCCGCGGAGCCACCGCTGCGCTGGGAGCCGCGGTGCCGGCAGCAGCTCCGCCACCTGCAGGACGGCGCCAGGATCGCGGCGCGGCTGCCGCCCCGCCTGGAGGGGCGATGGGTCTCCACCGG gtgcGAGGTGCGGCCGGGACCTGAGTTCCTCACCCGATCCTACCTCTTCTACGCCAACCGCCTCTTCAAGGCTTACCAGTTCTACTACTGGGACCCCTCCTGCCGCGACCCCTCCTACTCGCTGGTCATCAAGGGCAAGCTTCGGCTGCGCCAGGCCTCCTGGATCACCCGTGGGGCCACCGAGGCTGACTACCACCTCCACAAAGTCGGCATCGTTTTCCACAGCCAGAAAGCCATGCGGGAGGTGGCCGCCTGGATCAACCAGACGTCGGGCGAGGGCTGCAGCGGGTTCCTGCCCCCGGGGCGCACCTGGGCTCCCGGAGCCCTCTACGAACTGCTGAGTGCCAAGACTGAGCGTGACTGCACTGCCGCCTTGGGCTTCGCCATGCACGAGCTCAGCCTGGTGCGGGTGGAGAAGCATTACCAGCccttgctgcagccacagcagagcGGGAGCCggctggtggaggagctgtACCTGGGGGACATTCACACGGAGTGGGTGGAGAGGCTCCACTACCGACCGACTGGTTATCAGCAACCTATGCAGAGTGCCGTG CATCACGTGCACCCTTGCCCGGTCTGTGGGATTATATACAGAGCTGATGAGCACCACCCACCCATACTACCTGTCAGAGCTCAGCTGCCCATGCAGCTCAGCGGCAGCTGGGTGAGCACCCACTGTGAGGTCCGACCTGCGGTACTTTTCCTTACCAGGTACTTCATATTCCATGGTAACAACCACACCTGGGAAGGTTATTACTATCACTACTCCGACCCACTCTGCAAACAGCCAACTTTCACCATCTACGCATCTGGGCATTACACGCAAGGTATCCCCTCCTCCAAAGTGAGAGGTGGCACAGAGCTGGCTTTTAAAGTCACCCAGGCTCAGGTGACGCCCATGGACCAGGTGACGGTGATGATGCTGAACTCCTCAGAACCTGGAAGCTGTGGGCTGACAAGCTCCTGGAGCGCTGGCGTGGAGCAGGATATAACACCCACAAATGGGTGTCTGGCTTTGGGCATCAAGCTGCCCCACACAGAGTACgaacttttcaaaacagagcaagacaTGAAAGACCGCAGCCTGCTGTACATTGGCGAAAGGCCCACGGACGGATCCAGTCCCGACAGTCCAGACAAGCGACCCACGTCGTATCAGGCACCTCTGGTTCGGTGTGCTGGAGCGTCAGAGGAATTCTCTAACTATGTTAGTCTAAAATACTTGGGAAAAAAGGATGCTAATGGGAGCGAAGCACTAAAACCTTTGCCTGTGGCCTTTTTATCATTTATagcacttctgtttttaagATAG